In the genome of Osmerus mordax isolate fOsmMor3 chromosome 10, fOsmMor3.pri, whole genome shotgun sequence, the window tgcaatctcttgatctgcagtcacaaGCTCAAACCACTGAGCTTTACTGACCCCCTCTGTCACACAATCATTGTTTCATAAAGAGAAATGATGTTTCTGCTAAAGTTTGAGATTAGTGAGGATGTCTCCACCTGTAAATACCTGTGTTCATGTTTTGATGAAAAAACTGATAATTCGCTCTTCAGTGGGATGCAGAGAATGTGTGTTGCATCTTTCATGACTAATGTCATCACGACCTCCGATGTCATCAAGCCCTCTGATTTCATCACATCCTCATGTGAACAATTTTAGTCCAGTTTTGTCATGTCCAAACTAAACACTGGCACACGGTTTTAGACAGGTGTTCCTGACAGGTGTTCCTGACAGGTGTTCCTGACAGACCCcctgctgtctgcctccctctcacgtTTCTCTGTGTTCGCTGTGTTTCCCAGAATGCCCTGGGAAGACCGACATCGCTTTCCTTTTGGACGGTTCAGGCAGCGTCACCCCCATAGACTTTGCTAAAATGAAGGTTTTTGTCAAAGATCTGATCCGTACACTAGTTGGGAAGGATACCAAGGTGAGACTTTGTTCTTCTGCTTTGTTGTAAAAAGGGAATTTACAGGAACATTTATTGATTAATATCACTGTCTCACTTTCTCAATGTCTGATTCCAAACATTTTCTAATTTTGCAGTTTTCTGTGGCCCAGTACTCATTTACTTGCACCATTCATTTTAATTTTCGAAATTTTCGACCTCAAATTTGGGAAAGACAGATTGATAGGATAAATCAAAATACTGGAGGTACCTATACTGCTGCTGCAATCCAGAAAGTTGTGTAAGGAACATttcacagacgtacacacagcaacacacacatccaacacttgAAGAAAAACAAAGGTGGTTGTGTTTTATTGCTTTCATTAAAGGGGCCTAAACTAAATTAATTCCATTAATCAAACATATTTATGATCGCTAATCCTCAAATTGTTTTGATTTCTAGTGATGAGGTATTTTCAGTTAGTGGGGGGTCGAGGGATGGAGCGTCGAAGATCCTGATCGTGATCACAGATGGAGAGTCTCAGGATGGAGGCAACCTCCCATCAGCTACTAATGCAGCTAACATCAAATCTATTGTTCGATTTGCAATTGGGGTAAGACATAGCAGACTGTCTGATAAAAGTAAACAAATGTTGGGCATAGgtctagctcagtggttagagtacTTGTCTGCAGTTTAAGAAGTTGCAGGTTCAATTTCCCTTCCTGATGTTGCTTTTGATTaaacaaatgaacacattattattatgattttatTGCATATACAAATATAGGATTCAACATTTGCATAGACGCTTCGGTGGCCCTTAGCTTTGTGTTTTTCAACCTGGGTTTTTGCCTTCCCTTGGTAGTGGGATCCACACAGATGTTCTTTGAATACTTGATGCTTTAGAACACATTTTCTGCACAGAAAAGTTATGTTTTAAGCCATCAAACCGTTCAGACATAGTGAAAACTGTGAAAGGAAAAGTGATGCTTCTCTGTGGATAAACAGATGTAGTAAACTATCTGTGTTCTTCCCAGGTGGGCTCTGCCTTTAACAAAAAAAGCGCCAAAGACGAGTTGGACACAATCGCCTCACTTCCTTCTCAGACACATGTGTTCCAAGTGAGCAGCTTTGAAGCGCTTAACCAAATCAGCAGAACTTTGCAGAACAGCATCTTCAATATCGAGGGTAGGGGCACTCTGCACTTTAATACCAACAGAAACAataaaacataggcctacagcATCTGCAACAACACCTTTTATACACCATTCAATATGTTATTTATTGTACTGTTTGAacagtttgaaaccacaggacAATGTTCCTCAGGTTGTAAAGTAACATAAAATACTAAAATGTTCACTCTGTGATAGTTAACTTGTAACAGTACATGAAGACCACACAATACAGTCTATATTGATGATTAGTAATACATTCTTTTCATTTCTGGAGTGTACAGTATATCCTGTCTGGAGTGTACAGTATATCACAGGACTGTAGCGAGTAGACGGTACCACTGAACGGCTTGCGGTTCAAAGCTGTGGTCCATCGttgatgagctgtgtgtgtgtgtgtgtggtgtgtgtgtgtgtgtgtgtgtgtgtgtgtgtgtgacaggctcgCAGGCTGCAGGAGCGTcactggagatggagatggcacAAGAGGGATTCAGTGCTGCGTACACTCCTGAGGTACCTCAGCATGTCACTACAGCGTCACTACAGCGTCACTACAGCATCACAACACTACATGTCACTACAGCGTCACTACACTACATGTCACTACAGCGTCACTACACTACATGTCACTACAGCGTCACTACAGCGTCACTACAGCATCACAACACTACATGTCACTACAGCGTCACTACACTACATGTCACTACAGCGTCACTACAGCGTCACTACAGCGTCACTACACTACATTTCACTACAGCGTCACTACACTACATGTCACTACAGCGTCACTACAGCGTCACTACAGCGTCACTACACTACATTTCACTACAGCGTCACTACACTACATGTCACTACAGCGTCACTACAGCGTCACTACAGCGTCACTACACTACATTTCACTACAGCGTCACTACACTACATGTCACTACAGCGTCACTACAGCGTCACTACAGCGTCACTACACTACATTTCACTACAGCGTCACTACACTACATGTCACTACAGCGTCCAAAAAACTCTTGACTACTATCAGattttgttttactgtacagcactttgtgTTTCACCATGAATTTTAAAGTGCTTTATAAATACATTTAGCTTGCTTGCTTGCAgataacatgaaaccgaatgtGATTCaggattagatttttttttacaatgatcCTAATGACAGCTACGTTTCCACAGTGCTGTGTTTTCTTTGTTCCCGTTTCCTAACCGTTCGTTGCAATTGACAAGAAACAACCAGGAATGTCTTTCACTGTTCGGTTAACATCGCTGCTTCCTTCAGGGAGGATATCATATAGGAACTGTTGGAGCCTTCCAGTGGAAAGGAGGATACCAGTCCTACGTGAACAGAGACCAGCAGCCCACCTTCCAGAACATGACGGGAGAGTCTGATAGCTACCTGGGTAAGAGTTTGAACAAAAAATCTCACCAGAAATTGGCTCTCTGAAAAGTCGCTAGATTACCTGATGACGTAAATCCAGTCCTAGTTgggcccctcatccacacccagcTCAGATCATTTGGCAGAATTGTCGCCAGTCGCAAGATGAgatcttttttatttcattcCGTCCTGCCAAGTCGACAATATGTTTTGGTGAAAAACATGAATTCTTCCCCACTCACTGTCTCCGTAGGTTACTCCATGAGCACTGCGAGGACGAGGTTTGGCACGTTCACGGTGGTGGGTGCTCCCAGAGCGGCTCATAGGGGCCAGGTGATGGTCGTGTCCCCGGGGAGAACCGACCAGACTCTACAGTTTACAGGACAGGTCAGTCTGCTACCGGTTAAAGTGCTCATGATGTAAAATAATAAAGTACGACAGAAATACTGAACTAAgtattaaaataaaatagtaAGTAGTAATAAAATAAGGATTTGAACTACCACAAATCTGCATTTTGGTTGTTTCACCTCTTGCAGGTCCATGTTAAAGGTGTTTCACCTCTTGCAGGTCCATGTTAAcccttcagaatcagaaatcagaatcagaaagggatttattcgccatgaaagtttgcacagacaaggaatttgctttggttcttcctgtgttatcttcgggtcattctgacccatcagtcattgtgacccactgtcatattgcgacaaatttacctcataaaaaaacaaagtgaagcattttcttttaaccgttgggctgtctcagaccccccacattgcaaaggttaaaagaaaataatttgtatttgtttttgtattgggtaaaattgggtaaacagaacgatggttcgttatgaacctttgggtcatgtgacctgaaggcagcacaagtgTTAAAggtttttctgtttgtgtgtccctcAGATTGGGGCGTACTTTGGGGCGGTGGTTTGTGCGATGGACGTGGATGGTGATTCCTACTCTGACCTCGTGCTGGTGTCGTCTCCCatgtacacagagagagacagagagggcatGATATTCATCTGTACCCTTACTGAGAAGGTATTTAAAGTATCATGCCCTATAATATCAAGCTTTACACTGGCTTACACATCATTAGACGAAAAACTAATTTGAATATTCCACAACCATCAGATCAATTGTTGTTTTGGTCATATGAAATTGATAGTAGTCAAACTCTGTCAACTTGTTTTTTTGTTCCAGAAAGGAGTGTCCTTTCCTGGAGGACGTGAGAACATGttgcagggggaggcaggagagaggggcaggtttGGCATGTCGCTCGCCCCTCTGCCGGACCTCAATAACGACGGGTTCAACGACCTGGCGGTGGGAGCTCCTCTGGAGGATGACGGCCAGGGGAGCGTCTACATCTTCCACGGGCAGAGAGGCGGCATCAACAACCTCTACTCCCAGGTACAACCTCTACTCCCAGGTACAACCACTACTCCCAGGTACAACCACTACTCCCAGGTACAACCTCTACTCCCAGGTACAACCTCTACTCCCAGGTACAACCACTACTCCCAGGTACAACCTCTACTCCCAGGTACAACCTCTACTCCCAGGTACAACCTCTACTCCCAGGTACAACCACTACTCCCAGGTACAACCTCTACTCCCAGGTACAACCTCTACTCCCAGGTACAACCACTACTCCCAGGTACAACCTCTACTCCCAGGTACAACCTCTACTCCCAGGTACAACCTCTATTCCCAGGTACAACCGCTACTCCCAGGTACAACCTCTACTCCCAGGTACAACCACTACTCCCAGGTACAACCTCTACTCCCAGGTACAACCTCTACTCCCAGGTACAACCTCTACTCCCAGGTACAACCGCTACTCCCAGGTACAACCTCTACTCCCAGGTACAACCTCTACTCCCAGGTACAACCTCTACTCCCAGGTACAACCACTACTCCCAGGTACAACCACTACTCCCAGGTACAACCTCTACTCCCAGGTACAACCACTACTCCCAGGTACAACCTCTACTCCCAGGTACAACCTCTACTCCCAGGTACAACCTCTACTCCCAGGTACAACCGCTACTCCCAGGTACAACCTCTACTCCCAGGTACAACCTCTACTCCCAGGTACAACCGCTACTCCCAGGTACAACCGCTACTCCCAGGTACAACCTCTACTCCCAGGTACAACCGCTACTCCCAGGTACAACCGCTACTCCCAGGTACAACCTCTACTCCCAGGTACAACCGCTACTCCCAGGTACAACCTCTACTCCCAGGTCTGTGTGAGGAAGTCAATTTTGAGAAAAGGCACAGGTGTGAAAAATGTACCTTGGTCTAGGAAGCAGCCAGAAGCTCTGATGTGACAACAGTGTTGCACATCAGTCTGCGTCATGATCACTTCTGTTCCTCCTCCACGGTAGAGAATCGCAGGGTCTGAGGTGCATTCTGGGATGAAGTTCTTTGGCCTGTCCATCAGCCAGTCGTCTATGGACCTCAGTGGAGACACTCTCCCGGACATGGCCGTGGGCTCCAAGGGGGCCGTCATCTTACTCAGGTGTTTCTAGAGTTTCTGAAGCAGATAACTCAGGTGTTTCTAGAGTTTCAGAAGCAGATAACTCAGGTGTTTCAGAAGCAGATAACTCGGGTGTTTCTAGAGTTTGAGAAGCAGATAACTCAGGTGTTTCTAGAGTTTCGGAAGCAGATAACTCAGGTGTTTCTAGAGTTTCAGAAGCAGATGTTTCTAGAGTTTCAGAAGCAGATAACTCAGGTGTTTCTAGAGTTTGAGAAGCAGATAACTCAGGTGTTTCTAGAGTTTCAGAAGCAGATAACTCGGGTGTTTCTAGAGTTTGAGAAGCAGATAACTCAGGTGTTTCTAGAGTTTCAGAAGCAGATAACTCGGGTGTTTCTAGAGTTTGAGAAGCAGATAACTCAGGTGTTTCTAGAGTTTCAGAAGCAGATGTTTCTAGAGTTTCTGAAGCAGATAGCTCAGGTGTTTCTAGAGCTACCTGCCTGTAGGTTTTAGCTCCAGCACTAATCTAGCACACTTGATTCTAATGATTAGCTGGTTGTTCAGGTAACTAGGGTTAAATCAGGTCAACTAAGTGTGGTTGGAGCAAAAACCTATAGGCAAGTAACTattcaggaacagggttggttTTAGAATTTTTTAACTAAATGTTTTGTTGATATATTTTTCTTCATGTTTTGTATTCATGTTCCAGGTCCAAACCCATAGTGACCGTGAATGTTAAAGTGTCTTTTAACCCGACCAGAATCTCCACCAGCCACTCAGACTGTGTGACCCCTCTTCCTCACACCGCGACAGTCTGCTTCACCATGACCCCGCACACTCAAGGACAAACAGGTTCCTTTCCTGGACTCATTTGTTTTGATTAGCATCGTAACGTAGTTTGCAGTTTACCTTCACAGCCATGAGTGTGTGATTGGAGCCTAATCTGAACTGTTCTTCCAGCTCGAGCGCAGGTTAATTACACGTTGACACTGGACGCAAGACGCAAAGCGCCCAACTTCCGTGCTTACTTTCAGCTCCAACAACGACAGGACACAAACATGGTCATCCTGGACCTGAAGGAGACTTGCACCAAACACAACTTCTTCATTGAGGTGGGTgtgagacctgtgtgtgtgtgcctgtgtgtgtgtgcctgtatggtGGGGGGTTTTAGGGATAAAGATCAGAatgtgtactctctctctctaggcttGCCCAGAGGACTCTCTCAACCTAGTCCACAATGAAGTTTCGTTCAGTTTCGAAGGCTTGCCTtcctcagactctctctctcccagcctgctCCAGGGCTCCACTACCACCTCCAATCACCCGGTCAGTTTCTCCCTGGTCTCTGAGCTGTATAACCCTGATTTCAGGACCGTTCAACATCAATTAAACCATTTAACATATTCTCCCATCCTACAGCTGGACTTTGAGATCAACTGTGGATCTGATAACAAGTGTATCGACAACCTCAAAGTGGATTTTAATTTTACTGGGTAAGATCACTGGATCATCAAGGAAACCAGCTGATTTAGGATGGCTCACAGGGTAGCGCGCATACCGTTCAGGCTAAAGCCGTAGCGCAGGGGCCTGGGTTCGATTCTTGCCTGGGCAATTTCCTGTatgtcctcgtctctctccctccctgctctcctgtctctctccaactctctctgtcGATATAAAAAAGGCCAAAAGAATATCTAACCCTTttcaaccgtgtgtgtgtcggtcagTTCCTCTGAGCTGAGGGTAGGAATCGACGACGTGCTGAGTCTGACCGTGTCgatggagagcagggaggagaactCCTATAACAGCCGGGTGGTCCTTCGCTACCCTGCCGGCCTCTCCTATAGACGCTTCACCCCCATCCAGGCAAGCCTGCTCTCTGCTCCACAAACACATCCTGAAgaatgatccatgttttactgAACACTGATGAGAAGTGTGTCTCACATTCTGAAGAATGATGTGTTACTGAACAGTgatgataatgtgtgtgtgtgtgtctggctgtgggaCAGGGGAGAGTGGAATGCAGCTCGTTAGATAGTGAATCTGAAGGAACGACAGGAAGAAGCGAATGCACCATCGACAAGCCCATCTTCAAGACCAACAGCAAGGTCAGTTCTTCACATCACATTTGCCTTTTTCTAAAACTGTATGATGAAACCTGTGCCGCTGTGTTCATCCATGACAAGCTACATCAACACCATCAACACTCTTACTGCTTAAGAACAGGCTTCAGGGTAAAACATGTACTGTTTTAATtatttctctgtgtctgtctaggCTGTCTTCACCATCTCCTATGGAATAGATAGAAACAGTCAGTTTGACCCCAGGGTGAACTTCAGTGCCAAAGCCACAAGGTCTGATTGGCTGTCATAAGCTCACATACGTTCTGCAGTGtgttatgatgtgtgtgtgtggctgtacctCCACTAACGTCCTCATTCAAATCCCTCCAGTGGAAACTTTCATGCCGCAGGGAGTGACCTGTTCATACACAGAGACATCGGGGTGCAGTACAGCATTTATGTGTTGCTTTCCAGGTGTGTGCTACTCCTTTATCAAAGTGTAAATGTTTCAGTAGAGAGATATTTAGATAAATGGGTgtatttgatttattggagTTTTGTGATTTATAGTTTTTGACTTTGTTCGTTCAGAGTTGAGGATTCTACCAGCTACATAAACTTCACTGCTGAGAAAAACGATTTGCAGAAACCTGTGTTGCAGTCATtccaggtgtgtgaggagggtctCCATCATCGCTTCACTGGTTTTGGAACGTAATTCAGGAATGATACAACTCCATTTTCTCTTTCTAAGGTTTTAAACTTTGCCAGAGATTTCAACCTCACCGTGATAATCAAGGTGCCCATGCAGCTTGGTGAGACAGACATCTGGGTTGACTCCAGAGGGATGCAGGTGAGAGGAATGAATAATCACCAGCATTTAAACCAGGGGTTTTGGGTTTGATTTCAAaagctttttgt includes:
- the LOC136950001 gene encoding integrin alpha-M-like — translated: MAWTFSLLLFLAAVLQGCLAFNMESVAWKYLSKSAAGFGYQVVIRDSSSLLTSAPLEQDGDRRGKVYRCSIKSCSEISIPVPSHAVNMSLGLTMTKNPTSQTTMVCGPTIPRECDAITTYNGLCLEINGTDSPGPPLPASLEECPGKTDIAFLLDGSGSVTPIDFAKMKVFVKDLIRTLVGKDTKFSVAQYSFTCTIHFNFRNFRPQIWERQIDRINQNTGGTYTAAAIQKVVDEVFSVSGGSRDGASKILIVITDGESQDGGNLPSATNAANIKSIVRFAIGVGSAFNKKSAKDELDTIASLPSQTHVFQVSSFEALNQISRTLQNSIFNIEGSQAAGASLEMEMAQEGFSAAYTPEGGYHIGTVGAFQWKGGYQSYVNRDQQPTFQNMTGESDSYLGYSMSTARTRFGTFTVVGAPRAAHRGQVMVVSPGRTDQTLQFTGQIGAYFGAVVCAMDVDGDSYSDLVLVSSPMYTERDREGMIFICTLTEKKGVSFPGGRENMLQGEAGERGRFGMSLAPLPDLNNDGFNDLAVGAPLEDDGQGSVYIFHGQRGGINNLYSQRIAGSEVHSGMKFFGLSISQSSMDLSGDTLPDMAVGSKGAVILLRSKPIVTVNVKVSFNPTRISTSHSDCVTPLPHTATVCFTMTPHTQGQTARAQVNYTLTLDARRKAPNFRAYFQLQQRQDTNMVILDLKETCTKHNFFIEACPEDSLNLVHNEVSFSFEGLPSSDSLSPSLLQGSTTTSNHPLDFEINCGSDNKCIDNLKVDFNFTGSSELRVGIDDVLSLTVSMESREENSYNSRVVLRYPAGLSYRRFTPIQGRVECSSLDSESEGTTGRSECTIDKPIFKTNSKAVFTISYGIDRNSQFDPRVNFSAKATSGNFHAAGSDLFIHRDIGVQYSIYVLLSRVEDSTSYINFTAEKNDLQKPVLQSFQVLNFARDFNLTVIIKVPMQLGETDIWVDSRGMQIPGCNRGKDEEPTVRDFVDKLKRKSPLDCAVARCGVFTCSVFVRRDDSLVYSISGNISSGWIQQIGLTSGQFSLTSTATLDYDRDQYIYDSQDSKNNPPIQKVETYVEVFPEVDLTKEIVGGSLGGLVLLALISAALYKAGFFKSQFKQMLENSGDPEGADPECENTVLEENN